One genomic region from Nitrospirota bacterium encodes:
- a CDS encoding cation transporter translates to MTTRGEKMKRWIVGLAGLFALGLAGLPALGGDQHKVTLMLGGKFCDLYKGEVESALKKIAGVTAVDLKSMKGHAIVTTDPGKVKPDQLAAAVNALKGDGWHCKAEVMK, encoded by the coding sequence ATGACGACGCGGGGCGAGAAGATGAAGAGATGGATCGTTGGGCTTGCAGGTCTGTTCGCGCTCGGATTGGCGGGACTCCCCGCCCTCGGCGGCGATCAACACAAGGTCACGTTGATGCTGGGAGGCAAGTTCTGCGATTTGTACAAGGGCGAGGTCGAGTCGGCGTTGAAGAAGATTGCGGGCGTGACGGCCGTCGATCTCAAGAGCATGAAGGGTCACGCGATCGTCACGACCGACCCGGGCAAGGTGAAACCCGATCAACTCGCCGCGGCCGTCAACGCCCTGAAAGGCGACGGATGGCACTGCAAAGCCGAGGTGATGAAGTAA